In the genome of Desulfomonilaceae bacterium, one region contains:
- the rny gene encoding ribonuclease Y: MGSIPFFVYVFAFSAIILGLGAGYAVARVLDKRRIESARSNADQIVKNAQKEAETIKKEALLQTKDQLFQARAELENEIKERRSELSAREARLLKKDENLERKATQLEQKDVQLTKHEREIDSSQKRIKDKEREAENLVKKQQDKLETLAGLSTAEAREMLLKKVEDETRMESARIIRQIEEETQAQSDKKAKEIVSTAIGRYAADFVAERTVSVVNLPNEEMKGRIIGREGRNIRAIEAATGVDLIIDDTPEAVILSGYNSIRREIARIALERLVNDGRIHPARIEEIVKKVTQEMEDAIVEAGEQASFDVGVHGINPELIKLLGKLKYRTSFAQNVYQHSIEVAFLCGIMAAELGLNQKKAKRAGLLHDVGKAIDHEVEGAHAIIGADIARRYGESPLIVNAIASHHGDEDPTSAIAVLVQAADTLSAARPGARREMLENYVKRLEDLERIADSFKGVSKSFAIQAGREIRIIVENSNIRDEHLTLLARDIRKKIEKELSYPGQIKIVVIRESRAVEYAR; this comes from the coding sequence GTGGGTTCGATTCCCTTTTTTGTTTATGTGTTTGCTTTTTCAGCGATAATTTTGGGTCTCGGGGCAGGGTATGCGGTCGCGAGAGTTCTTGATAAAAGACGTATTGAATCAGCTAGGTCAAATGCAGATCAAATAGTCAAGAACGCCCAAAAAGAAGCGGAAACAATTAAGAAAGAAGCTCTGCTCCAGACCAAGGACCAATTGTTCCAGGCCAGAGCGGAACTCGAAAATGAAATCAAAGAAAGACGGTCTGAACTTTCGGCTAGAGAGGCTCGACTTCTCAAAAAAGATGAAAATCTTGAAAGAAAGGCCACTCAACTTGAACAAAAGGACGTTCAGCTTACCAAGCATGAGAGAGAAATTGATTCTAGTCAAAAGCGAATAAAAGACAAGGAACGTGAAGCAGAAAATCTTGTAAAGAAACAGCAGGATAAGCTTGAGACTCTGGCTGGCCTGTCAACAGCCGAAGCGCGTGAAATGCTTCTCAAAAAAGTTGAAGATGAAACCCGCATGGAGAGCGCCAGAATCATAAGGCAAATTGAAGAAGAGACTCAGGCTCAATCGGATAAAAAAGCTAAAGAAATCGTCTCAACAGCCATAGGTAGATATGCGGCTGATTTTGTGGCTGAAAGGACCGTTTCCGTGGTTAATCTGCCTAACGAGGAGATGAAGGGGCGAATAATAGGCAGGGAGGGAAGAAATATCAGGGCTATTGAAGCCGCTACTGGCGTAGACCTTATAATTGATGACACCCCTGAGGCGGTAATCCTTTCAGGGTATAACTCTATCAGGCGCGAAATAGCCAGAATTGCCCTGGAACGACTTGTTAACGATGGTCGTATCCATCCTGCCAGAATTGAAGAGATAGTAAAGAAAGTCACGCAAGAGATGGAGGACGCCATCGTCGAGGCTGGAGAGCAGGCGAGTTTCGATGTGGGTGTTCACGGGATTAATCCTGAACTCATCAAGCTTCTTGGTAAACTCAAATACAGGACTTCGTTCGCTCAAAACGTGTACCAGCATTCAATCGAAGTAGCGTTCCTCTGCGGCATAATGGCTGCCGAACTTGGGCTCAACCAGAAAAAAGCAAAAAGAGCAGGATTGCTTCACGATGTTGGGAAAGCGATAGATCATGAAGTAGAAGGGGCCCATGCCATTATAGGGGCTGACATAGCCAGACGTTATGGTGAATCCCCTCTGATTGTAAACGCGATCGCTTCTCATCATGGTGATGAAGATCCTACAAGCGCCATTGCCGTTCTGGTGCAGGCCGCTGATACGCTTTCCGCAGCCCGACCTGGGGCAAGACGCGAAATGCTGGAGAATTATGTCAAGAGGCTCGAAGATCTGGAACGAATTGCGGATTCCTTCAAAGGTGTCAGTAAATCTTTCGCCATCCAGGCTGGCCGGGAGATCAGGATCATTGTTGAAAATTCAAACATTCGGGATGAACATTTGACCTTGCTTGCCAGGGACATACGGAAAAAAATTGAAAAAGAACTTTCATACCCGGGGCAGATCAAGATAGTAGTTATTCGGGAAAGTAGAGCGGTAGAATATGCTAGGTAA
- a CDS encoding helix-turn-helix domain-containing protein — protein sequence MKLGERTTSPIAAGSEKSSDDQGSGDLWKTSIGDSLDSLVEYLVDNNVEGIHPLIMGEVEKRLIIKALERSQGNKLRAARSLGLSRNTFHRKIEKLRETCAFVGMDPGL from the coding sequence ATGAAACTTGGGGAGAGAACGACCAGCCCAATTGCCGCTGGATCGGAAAAGTCCAGCGATGACCAAGGCTCTGGAGACCTCTGGAAAACGAGCATCGGAGATTCGTTAGATTCGTTGGTCGAGTATCTTGTTGACAATAATGTGGAAGGAATTCATCCTCTCATAATGGGAGAGGTCGAGAAAAGACTTATCATAAAGGCGCTGGAGAGGAGTCAAGGAAACAAACTCAGGGCCGCGCGCAGCTTGGGGCTAAGTAGAAACACATTTCATAGAAAAATTGAAAAGCTCAGGGAGACCTGCGCATTTGTCGGAATGGACCCGGGGTTGTGA
- a CDS encoding tRNA-dihydrouridine synthase, protein MAPMAGITDPPFRRMIQHFGVSALWTEMISCDAVVRAHKILATMDIRDHRVPVIFQIVGRDPEMMAECARIIEDQGSASAVDINMGCPARQVVGSGGGVALMRDLGLAGRIISSVRNSISIPLTVKMRTGWDEKNNIAPELARVAENEGADAIIAHGRSKSGGHTGPVSLDLIGEVKYRLSIPVIGNGGVSNVEDAIRMVQKTGCDGVMVGKGALGSPWFPRKILEKMFGWTVGKFENSMSEIIAAHFEDQVRWDGILKGVQKMRKHLGWYSRAIPGAAEFRFQVFRENAPERVLAFIENFFGKVRIP, encoded by the coding sequence ATGGCTCCAATGGCGGGGATAACTGATCCCCCATTTAGGAGGATGATTCAACACTTCGGCGTGTCAGCTTTGTGGACGGAGATGATCAGTTGTGACGCAGTTGTAAGGGCTCATAAGATTTTGGCCACAATGGACATCAGGGACCACAGGGTTCCGGTTATTTTCCAAATCGTTGGCAGGGACCCGGAAATGATGGCTGAATGCGCAAGAATTATTGAAGATCAGGGCTCAGCGTCTGCGGTAGACATCAATATGGGATGTCCGGCCAGGCAGGTGGTAGGATCGGGAGGTGGAGTGGCCCTTATGCGAGATCTTGGGTTGGCTGGCAGAATCATTAGTTCCGTTAGAAATTCGATATCAATACCTCTTACCGTTAAAATGAGAACAGGTTGGGATGAAAAGAATAATATCGCTCCAGAATTGGCTAGAGTGGCAGAAAATGAAGGCGCCGACGCCATAATCGCTCATGGCAGAAGTAAGTCCGGTGGCCATACTGGTCCTGTATCTCTGGATTTGATAGGAGAGGTCAAATACAGGTTGTCCATTCCTGTTATCGGCAATGGAGGGGTGTCAAATGTTGAAGACGCCATTAGAATGGTACAGAAAACAGGATGCGATGGTGTTATGGTAGGGAAGGGGGCTCTCGGAAGTCCCTGGTTCCCGAGAAAGATATTGGAGAAGATGTTTGGTTGGACAGTCGGAAAGTTCGAAAACTCCATGAGTGAGATAATTGCTGCTCACTTCGAAGATCAGGTCAGGTGGGATGGAATTTTGAAGGGTGTGCAAAAAATGCGTAAACACTTGGGTTGGTATTCTAGAGCCATTCCCGGAGCTGCGGAATTCAGATTCCAGGTGTTCAGAGAGAACGCCCCTGAACGAGTTCTGGCGTTCATAGAAAATTTTTTTGGAAAGGTAAGGATTCCATGA